In Candidatus Kaistella beijingensis, a genomic segment contains:
- a CDS encoding M1 family metallopeptidase, whose protein sequence is MKKLLISVSLLGILFSGNVFAQTETSGRTEVYRATHTKMTELKHTKLKVNFDYQKEQMNGEEWLTASPYFYPTDSLVLNAKAMLIHEVSLDKGGSKTPLKYDYKDDMLKINLDKTYNRNQDYTVYIKYTARPNEVTQKGSAAISEAKGLYFINPQGKEEGKPTQIWTQGETEASSAWFPTIDKPNQKTTQEIYMTVPDKYVTLSNGILKESKNEGNNLRTDHWVMDKKHAPYLFFMGVGEYAIVKDKWRNIPVDYYVEKEYEPYAKQIFGNTPEMIEFFSKRLNYDYPWSKYSQITGADYVSGAMENTTATLHSDAAQQKPGDLIDENRWEDVISHELFHHWFGDLVTAESWSNLTVNESFANYSEYLWNEYKYGKDFADYTLMKASEGYFRDPSNVSKDLVRFNYHSREDMFDGVSYNKGGSILHMLRNYLGDDAFFSGLNDYLKTNEYGTGEAQQLRLSLEKISGKDLNWFFNQWYYGKGHPKISYTSTFEPVKKQVTVTINQTQIGENFQFPMAIDVFENGKATRQNVWVSAKEKNNFTFPLSKTPDLININADGTLLAEFTEKKTPEQYFMQYSGSKEFLSRFKAVENASENASKNATSLKTLVAALKDQNFRIRMKALSGLDLSKPDQQKLALAEVEKMASNDPKTLVQSSAITALAKTKDKKYLPLFDKGMGAVSNSVKASSLAAIGAIDPAKVASLADKIDLEGASDDLIAELLPIIVKNKIEKQMPAIAQTAAFYPFLKFQNPTLGAAAEDGFNWIMSSDNLKATQNVTKVLTQVKGQIGENPQAKMMIVQILKDGLAKKMQVLKANPSSTTINQQIDAINKAIEAYK, encoded by the coding sequence ATGAAAAAACTCCTTATTTCAGTTTCACTCCTCGGAATTCTTTTTTCAGGAAATGTATTTGCTCAAACCGAAACTTCCGGCAGAACCGAAGTGTACAGAGCTACCCACACCAAAATGACGGAACTGAAACACACCAAACTCAAAGTAAATTTCGATTACCAAAAAGAACAGATGAACGGTGAAGAATGGTTGACTGCATCGCCGTACTTTTACCCCACAGATTCACTTGTTTTGAATGCAAAAGCAATGTTGATTCACGAAGTTTCTTTGGATAAAGGTGGTTCTAAAACTCCGTTGAAATACGATTACAAAGACGATATGCTGAAAATTAATCTTGATAAAACCTACAACAGAAATCAAGATTACACAGTTTACATCAAATATACAGCACGTCCGAATGAAGTGACACAGAAAGGAAGTGCAGCAATATCCGAAGCGAAAGGACTTTATTTCATTAATCCTCAAGGAAAAGAAGAAGGAAAACCTACCCAAATTTGGACACAGGGAGAAACCGAAGCCAGTTCGGCTTGGTTTCCAACCATCGACAAACCCAATCAGAAAACCACTCAGGAAATTTACATGACCGTTCCTGATAAATATGTGACTTTATCCAACGGAATTTTAAAAGAGTCGAAAAACGAGGGAAATAATCTCCGCACCGATCATTGGGTGATGGATAAAAAACATGCACCGTACTTATTTTTTATGGGAGTTGGCGAATACGCAATCGTGAAAGACAAATGGAGAAATATTCCCGTAGATTATTATGTGGAAAAGGAGTATGAACCTTATGCAAAACAAATTTTTGGCAATACGCCGGAAATGATTGAATTTTTCTCAAAAAGATTGAATTACGATTATCCTTGGTCAAAATATTCCCAAATTACAGGTGCAGATTACGTTTCGGGAGCGATGGAAAACACGACTGCAACACTTCATTCCGACGCAGCGCAACAAAAACCGGGCGATTTAATTGATGAAAACCGATGGGAAGATGTGATTTCCCACGAACTTTTTCACCATTGGTTCGGGGATTTGGTAACGGCGGAATCTTGGTCGAATTTAACGGTGAACGAATCTTTTGCGAACTATTCGGAATATTTGTGGAACGAATACAAATACGGAAAAGATTTTGCCGATTATACTTTAATGAAAGCTTCGGAAGGATATTTCCGCGATCCATCGAATGTTTCCAAAGATTTGGTGAGGTTTAACTATCATTCCAGAGAAGATATGTTCGATGGTGTTTCTTACAACAAAGGCGGCTCTATTCTTCACATGCTTCGAAATTATTTGGGTGATGACGCCTTTTTTTCAGGTTTAAATGATTATCTAAAAACCAACGAATACGGAACCGGAGAAGCGCAACAACTACGATTATCATTGGAAAAAATTTCGGGTAAAGATTTGAATTGGTTCTTTAATCAGTGGTATTACGGAAAAGGTCATCCGAAAATTTCCTATACTTCTACATTTGAGCCTGTTAAAAAACAAGTTACCGTTACAATCAATCAAACTCAGATTGGGGAAAATTTTCAGTTTCCAATGGCGATTGATGTTTTTGAAAACGGAAAAGCGACGAGACAAAATGTTTGGGTTTCTGCCAAAGAAAAGAACAACTTCACGTTTCCTCTTTCCAAAACGCCCGATTTAATCAATATCAATGCAGACGGAACTTTATTGGCGGAGTTTACCGAAAAGAAAACACCTGAACAATATTTCATGCAATATTCCGGTTCGAAAGAATTTTTGAGCCGTTTTAAAGCGGTAGAAAATGCTTCCGAAAATGCTTCAAAAAACGCAACTTCATTGAAAACTTTGGTTGCAGCTTTAAAAGACCAGAATTTCAGAATCAGAATGAAAGCCTTGAGCGGATTAGATTTGTCAAAACCTGACCAACAAAAACTGGCACTTGCTGAAGTGGAGAAAATGGCTTCAAACGACCCGAAGACTTTGGTTCAATCCTCTGCAATTACGGCTTTAGCGAAAACCAAAGACAAAAAATATCTTCCGCTTTTCGATAAGGGAATGGGTGCGGTTTCTAATTCTGTGAAAGCTTCTTCACTGGCTGCAATCGGAGCAATCGATCCTGCAAAAGTGGCGTCTTTGGCTGATAAAATTGATTTGGAAGGAGCAAGTGACGATTTAATTGCAGAACTTTTACCGATCATCGTAAAAAATAAAATTGAAAAACAAATGCCTGCAATTGCACAAACCGCAGCATTTTATCCGTTTTTGAAATTCCAAAATCCAACTTTGGGAGCAGCTGCGGAAGACGGCTTTAATTGGATTATGAGTTCCGATAACCTGAAGGCTACTCAAAACGTGACCAAGGTTTTAACGCAGGTAAAAGGACAGATTGGCGAGAATCCGCAAGCAAAAATGATGATTGTGCAAATCCTGAAAGACGGGCTTGCCAAAAAAATGCAGGTGTTGAAGGCAAATCCATCAAGTACAACCATTAATCAGCAGATTGATGCGATTAATAAGGCGATTGAAGCGTATAAATAA